A window of Candidatus Poribacteria bacterium genomic DNA:
ATGGCAAAGAAGAAACTGCCGACCAGTGCTCCTGAAGCTGCAAAGATTGGTGCTGTTGAATAAAGTCTACTGATTTGGACAGACCTTCATATTATGTCACATGAGCAGCCAAGCCATTCGCTTGGCTGCTTTTTTTTTGAACTATTTTGCAGTCATGCAATCACTTGTGTACAGATTAGGATGACTTTGACAATTCCTGTTTTTGTAGTATAATGCCCTACCTGCGAAACCTCACGGTGCCTTTCCAAACGGGAGGAGATTTTTCGTTCCAGTCCATTTTTTCCCGAACAAAAACTGGATTTATCGTCCTAAACACATTACATGGTATAATTGCTGATCTACAACGTCTATTCAATGGAACACACCCCCAATTCAGAACCCAATTTCTAAAATGAGGTGAATGACGATGAATCGAATTAGTTTCAAAAACATATGCATTGGACTTATTCTCATCTGTATGCTGGGAATAGGTATATCATTGATAGCTAAAGCACAGCAGGAAGACGCTCCCAAATACACCATCTTAGTTTTTGCCAAATTGCACCTGACCTCCACCGGAGATGCGGAAATTGCTGAAAAACTCCTGAAGGAGAAATTGTTATCAGCGGCAAAAGGAATTGAAGGGTTGAAGATTACCGCGCTCAAGCGGATGCAACTTCCGGGACAAAGGGCATCCGCGAACACCAATCAACCCGATTTCGTGATGATGGCTGAGTTGACGGATGAGACAGTCTTTGCCAAACTCATTACAGCAACACCTGACGCCTTAAAAGAATATGGTGAGGGGATGAAGGTACAGGCCGGCGCGCCTCAGTTTGAATTGTATCAAATCTTGGGAGCGTCAACCGAGTAAATCTAATCTTAAACACGATATGACACCCTCAAAATGCACATCGGGAGAACAGTGATGAAACAAATTTTTCAACGCATCTATCAAGTCGTGACGATTATTTTTGCGTTCGCTATGTTACTCATTGGTTGCACGCAAGAGACCACCCGCAAAGCCGATTGGGAAACCCATTTCACAGACCTCCACTTCGTCAACTCTACGCACGGTTGGATTGCCGGAGAAAAAGGGTTCATCGTTCACACAAACAATGGTGGCAAAACGTGGAATCGCCAAGAGGTCGCTACCGAGGAAGATCTCAAAGCTATCTACTTTACGAACCTAAAATATGGCTGGGTAGTGGGAGACAACGGTGTCGTCGCTTCGACCGATGATGGAGGCAGACATTGGTATCTTCAAGACAGCAATACATCCGGCATGCTCAGAGATGTTTTCTTTGCTGATTCCCACGAGGGTTGGGTTGTAGGAGAAGATAATTATATAATCGTTACAAAGAACGGCGGCAAGACTTGGGAACGCCAGAGCTATCTGAGCGATTTTCCCCTCAACGAAATCTGGTTTGTTGATGATCAGCGCGGCTGGATTGTCGGTGAATATGAACGTATCCTTCACACAAACGATGGCGGAAATACATGGCAAGAACAGACCACCCGACACCAATTCGCACGGACCCGATTGGTCAACGACAACCGGCGCGTGGTTTTCGTGAATGAGAATGAAGGCTGGTTGGCGGGCACGGATGGGTCAATTTTCTATACACAGAACGGCGGTACCCAATGGAATATGCAAGATAGCCGTATTCCGAATATCAATGGTCACGTCAAGGAAACCGTCAACGGCATCCACTTCATAGACAACAAGCGTGGTTTAGCAGTCGCCGATATAGGGTTTATCACATTCACCGAAGATGGTGGCGATAACTGGCGACTGTTGGACAGTATCACAGAAAATAACCTGATGGCCGTTCAGTTCACAAGTGGGACCGAAGCATGGGCGGTCGGTTGGCACGGCACAATTATGCAATCCACAGATGGCGGAAACACATGGATAATGAGAAGTGGCACTACGGCAAACGACCTAGAAAACATTCAGTTCACCTCGGAGAACCGTGCAATCGCTGTCGGACAACGCGGTGCGATTGTGGTATCCGAAGATGGTGGACAAACGTGGGAGGAAGTTGATACTGATATCTGGGATAATATTCGCAACGTCTTTTTTATCTCTGACAAAGAGGGATGGTTGATTGGCGAGCGGAACATGATTGCCCACACCACCGATGGTGGTCGGACCTGGGACCGTCAATACGCCGGAGCGGAGCATATGCTCAACGGCGTCTACTTTGTGACGCCGAAAAAGGGCTGGGCGGTCGGTGAGCTCGGCACGGTCATACATACCGCTGATGGTGGCAAATCGTGGGTGCCCCAGACGCCAACCGAATTTAATTCGCTCAAGGGCGCCTTCTTCCTGAATGAGAAAGAGGGCTGGGTGGTCGGCTGGCCCGGGGTTGTCTATCATACGAGGAACGGTGGGTTATCGTGGACATCGCAGACCACCGGGACCTTCAACGAACTATATGGGGTTCACTTTACAGACAGTAATCACGGTTGGATCGTCGGTCAGTTCGGTGAGATTTTGCATACGAAGGATGGCGGTCAAACATGGAGGTTTCAACCGAGTGGTGTCCAAGAAAACCTGAACAAGGTCTACCTCGCCGATACGTCGTACGGCATCATCGTTGGCGACAAGGGGGTGATGCTGACCACAACCAACGGTGGCGCAAAATGGGAGAAGCAGGAAAGCGGCACGGAGAACGATCTCTTGGGGTTCTCGTTCTCACCAGACGGCATGGTCGCAGTAGGACGTGGTGGGATAGCGATGCGATATTCCATTGACCCAGAACAACTCCCTGTAACCCTGCCACCTGTAGTGGAGCTCGTTGAAGAACCCGAAATTCCTGAAGAGGAGGTAACCGTCGAGGAGGTAACCTACCATTGGGATATTATCCGGCGCGCCACATGGCAGACCGATTTTTCAGATACCTATTTCCTTGATGAGCACACCGGCTGGACAGTTGGTAGAGGCGGTGTTATCGCTCACACGACCGATGGCGGAGAAACATGGCTGCCGCAACATAGCAGTGTCGAGGCAAATCTGCATCAGGTTATGTTTGTCGATAAATCGCATGGATGGATTACCGGCAGTCGTATGCTGCTCCGGACCGAAGATGGCGGTAAAACATGGCAGGTTGTGAAGGGTGTTCTACAAAACTTCCGTCGTGTCAACACAATGCAGTTTATCAACCCCAAAGAGGGGTGGCTAGGTGTCGGTGCTGCAGAGATGCTGCACACCACCGACGGTGGACTGACGTGGAACCGCCAGCGGACAGGAATGAACGAGAACCCGATTGTTGACCTGCATTTTATCAACAGTCTCGAAGGATGGGCGGTCCTGCGGGAACGCCTTGATGGCGGAGCGAGAGAGGGTGGAGTCATTCTGCATACCACCGATGGGGGCAACTACTGGCAGGTTCTCGACAACACCAACCAGCCCGCTATCGCTATTCATTTTGCTGACGCAAAATCAGGGTGGGTTGTGCTGACGAACGGTGCATCAATCGTAACCCTCGATGGCGGCATAACCTGGAAGCGTGTTCTTTCCGACTCAGATAGCGGATGGCCACCTCAGCGAATTGGTCGAATCACCTTCCAAGATCACCAAACAGCCTGGGCGCTTGGAGGGGATGGCAGACTCTTCGTCACACGCAACAGCGGTCAAACATGGAGAGGGGCGAACGTTCCACAGCATGAAAGTTCGGTCAACTCCGGAATTGCAGCCGAAGAGGATATCGATTGGCTCGCGCTCTGGTTGGAGGAGGAAGGAGAATCGGGCAATCGTGCCGACGACCAATCCAACAACGCCGACACGCCAGAATGGGATGAGGATTTCGCAGAACGATTTCAAACAGAGATGAGCGATAGACGTCAACGCACCGGACGCTTTACACCAGAAGGCGACCTCGGTGGAGAAAATGTGCGACCTTCCAACGAAGCACAAAGACAGCGTCAGGCTGCTCAACAAGACCGTCCGCAACGACAACGAAACAGGAGACGCGGGAACCGTTTAATTAACAATATCCATTTCGTCGACGACCAGATTGCGTGGGCAGTCGGTGAGGCTGGCCATATCTTCCACACCACAAGCGGTGGAAAGACATGGGAACGACAACTCGGTGAACAGTTGGATGATTTCCGGGATGTACTGTTTCTCAACGACCACCAAGGCTGGATCGGTGGGGATAATGGTCTGTTGCTGGAGACGCAGGATGGCGGTGTCACATGGATTACCTTGAATAGTAGATCGCGGCAACGATTGATTGGTGTCCACTTCCCCAGCCTCGATCCGAAATGGGGTTGGGCGATGCAGCGCGACGGCACAGTTCTCTACACGACCGACGGCTCAAACTGGTCAGCTGGACAGACGCCGATGCGCCCCGGCTTCCTCGAAGATGACCCACCGCGGTCTTTCGCAATCAACGACGTTATGTTTAAACAATTTTCCGAGGGTTGGGCAGCTGGCGGGGACGGACAGGTTATCCACAATCAGGATGGCGGTCCCATCTGGACGCCCCAACGGACATCAACCGGGAAAAACCTTTACGGGATCGATATGACGTACGCACCGCTTGGCTGGGCGGTGGGCGACGACGGCATTGTTCAACGCACTATCAATGGCGGTGGCTACTGGAAATTCCATGAAACCAATACGGGCTACAGCCTGTATGATGTCTCATTTATCACCAAGCGTAAGGGTTGGGCGGTTGGAGCCTACGGCATCATACTCCGAACCACCGGCGGTGGATTTAAGTGGGAACCTCTGTCTAGCGGCGTTACAGCAGACCTCTACAGTATTACTGCACTGTCTAAGGATGAAATCTACGCTGTCGGTGCCAAAGGTACAATTCTCCACTCAACGGATGGCGGGGACACATGGGAACAAGAGCATACCGATATCGGGAATGACCTGTACCGGATTGTCCGTTCGAAGGAAGGAGACACACTCTGGGTTGTTGGGCAGTGGGGTGTCGTGCTGCGTCGAAAGATTGACGACACAAAGATGTCGATGCGGTAGCTTGATGTAATATGAACACATCCACATAAATGGAGCACGATCGACCAAGATTTTTCGGCTTTGTCCATTTTTTCCGAACTAATGTGAGGTCTATCTGCCTAATGAATCAAATCCGAACCTGCTCAAACAAATATCCAAAGAGCACAAGATGTTCAAATGGAAAACAGAGGAATTCGTTAGGAAATAGACCAGCCGATGGACATAATCCGAGAAATTTTTGCTCCATACTCCCTCGCAACGCTAGGGACCATTATTCTCAACCTGATACTCGCATTTGCACTCGGTCTGGTCATTGCTACTGTTTACCGGTGGACCGCCGATATGGCAGAAAACGCAATGACCGATGCACTAATTATTCTCTGTATGCTCATTGCCGTTGTTATGGTGGTGATTGGCGATAGTGTGGCGCGTGCCTTCAGCCTCGTGGGTGCCCTGTCAATTATCCGCTTTCGCACCGTGGTTCAGGATGCACGGGATATTGCCTTTGTCTTTTTCTCCTTAGCTGTTGGCATGGCAATCGGTGCCGGTAATCCGCCTGTGGCTGTTATTGGGACATTCCTGATAAGCGTTGTCATTATTGGACTCCATCGCTGGCATATGGCTCCAGCCAATGATGGGGAATTTCTTCTGACTTTCCAAATGCCACTTGAGACCGAGCACGAACAGAATTACAAACCGATTTTTAGTGAGCAGGTGGTAGCTAGCCAACTCCTTGGTCAGAGGACAACAAAATCGGAGACCGCTGAACTGAAATTTCATGTAAAATTGAAAGACCCGAAACGCTGGACCGGTTTTGTCCAAGAACTGTCCGCATTAGAAAACATCACCGGTGTGAGGCTAGAGAAGCAATAATTTTTTTCGCAGAAGTTGATAAAGGCATCTCAGAGATGAGCAAGAAGATCCTTATACTAATTCTGGTTGTCGTCGTCAGTGCGCTGCTGATATTCCTTCTGCGCCAAACGCAGCGGTTTGCACATAAACAAAACCCATTATACGGATTGGCACCGCTTCAATTGCCACACAGGTCAATCGGTAATATTGCCCCAATCCCGATGCGTGAACTATCAGGGGCTACCTATCACCCACAACGCCAAACCGTGTTTGTTGTCGGCGATGAAGGGGATATCTACGAGATACGGACCGATGGAGGATTGATACGAAAGGGACTTTTGAAACACACTGACATCGAAGGGATTACAGTCCATCCGGAGACAGGGTTCCTATACGCGGTAGTCGAAGGTGACGAAGAAATCCTTGAGATTGCCCCTCAAAACTTTCACATCACACGAAAATTCAGCGTTAACCGGCAATTTGAGGGCAAAGAACTACTAAAAAAAGGAGGCATGGGATTGGAGGCAATTGCCTTTATTCCAAACGCCTTCCATCCCGAAGGTGGTACATTCTGGGTCGGAAATCAATCTTTCAGCTTAAAGCAGGGGAAAGAACCATCGGTCATTTGCGAAGTCGTTGTTCCACTCGTTTCGTCAAAGGCCACTTGGGGTGCCGACAAAACCGGGACAAAGACAGTAGAAGGACAGATTTCTCGTTTTTTTTCACTTTCGATCATTGACATCTCTGGGCTTGCCTACGACCGGGAACGTCAGTGCCTACTTGTTATGAGCGATACGACCAACCTGTTGCAGGAGATGACACTGGAGGGAAACGTACGCCGCCAATATCTGATACCGGGACATGATCAGGAAGGAATTGTAATCGACAAGATGGGGTTTATGTACATCGCCCAAGAAAACGGGGAAGTTATTAAACTCGAAGACCACCGCGATTGAGCAATCAGAAAAATCTTTTAACAAGGGTATTACGATGAAGAATCATGATCGCATTCAAAACCAGCTCTCCGCATATTTGGACAATGAGCTAAGTCCAGAACAACGCACGATTGTTGAAACACATCTGAGCGAATGCCATGAGTGTACCGATATGCTCGCTGATTTTCAACGGAATCGTCAGTGGATCGGTGCGTTAACCCACGAAGCACCCCCAATCGCGGGTACAGTTCTGCCACAATTGGCAGACCGAGGTCCTGTTCGACGAAAACTGCTCCCCAGCTTTGGTGAACTCTGGGATTGGGTATGTCGCCCAGCTATCAGTGGTGTTGGGGCATTAGCGATGGTCAGTTTGGTTTTGGCGCTTGTCTATTTCAACCTGATGATGCCTAGCTCCGAAGATACATATACCTCTGATCCGCTCGATTTCTACCTAGCAGTTCACGCCGAAGATACCACATATAATCCACTGCACTCATACACTGTTGCGGATTCACTTGGCACAGATACTAATATACCGGACACTACTGTTGAAGATAATACCGCCTTTCTTCTAGAAGTTCACTTAGGAGATTAATAGTCATGATTTTAAAGCCAAGAAATGCAGGTTGGTTATTACCAATCGTATTTATGTTGCTGATTTTGAGGCCGAACGCAATCGCAGAGGCATCACCTGAGTCGCTGAAGATCCTCAAGCGCATAATGAACGCAGAGGAGAAAGTTGCTTATGTCGGTACTCGCATGATTCTTATGAATACGTCGCGTGGGACAATTGCTCGTGAGGAAACTGTTATCCATCAACCTCCGGAGATTCATGCCGTCACTGTGTTGCCAATTTTAGAAGGGGACCGTTCCTTAAAACTCAGCGATCAAGAACCACGCAAAGGTGGCGACCGAAATCGGCGGGAGGGCAGACGAGACGACAAGCGTGGGAATCGAAGGAGGTTTTCACTGGATTGGAAACGGATGGCAGCTCTTTCTCAAAAGGAGGCTGAACTGCTCGTGCAGAATTATACATTCGATTCAGTTCCCGCGGATCCAATTGCTGGACAGGAAACCGATCTGGTAACGGTCTCTCCACGATTTGAGGCACGGCCAACAAAACGGCTCTACCTTGCACGCGACACAGGAGTCATTTTGCGAATCGAAGACTTTGCCCCGGACGGGAAGCTCCGTTTTATGTCTGTCTACACACAAATTAGCTTCGAGGAGGAGGCAGTCGAGCAGAAATTAGCCGAATGGAGCCGTGACGAAAAATCTCCGGCTGAAAGGAGACGTCGTCGAAGTCAGCCAATCAGGCTCGACGAGGCGAAAACGGTGCTGGAGGGCAAACTCATTGAACCGACTTATCTTCCACCCGGTTTTCAGCTTCTAGAAACTCGATATTTCAAACACCGTTCGGAAACAATTTATCTACGATATACAGACGGTATGCTGACTTTTACAGTGTTTGAATCAAAAAGGAAACAGGGAAGCAGTCGGAACGGTGAACGGAGGGACGTGGAACACTTACAGATCCAGGGGACAGAAACTCGGCATGAAAAGCGCGGGCCAACACATATTCTACAGTGGCTTGTCTCCGATGTGAATTTTACGGTGATGGGTGAGCTCCATCAGGATGAACTCATAAAGGTTGCCGAGTCATTGATTCTCGCCGCTAAGCAATAAGTCTGTTTACTCTGTAGAAGTCCTTGATTTTATATGGCAGTTGGTTTAGAATTGTATCCTAGAAGATTATTGGTGTGTGACACCACAGGCAACCGACACAAATCAAGTCTAACAGAGGAAAACAAAGACCTATGAGAGATTGGAATCAAAGTATTGTCAGGTATCCAGACCCCTCGATCGAAGTAATCGACCCGCGCTTCTCCAAATACAAAATCGGTAACGCGGCGGTAGAACGGCTTTGGACAGGAGCGCGTTGGACGGAGGGACCGGTCTGGTTCGGAGATGGTCGCTATCTGCTTTTCAGTGACATTCCGAACAACCGGATAATGCGTTGGAGCGAGGAAACGGGTGAAGTCAGCGTTTTCCGCAGCGCCTCCAACAACAGCAACGGTAACACCCGCGACAAACAGGGACGACTCATCACCTGCGAACACGGTTCACGCCGAGTCACTCGTACCGAGTATGATGGCAATATTACGGTATTGATTGACAGCTTTGAGGGCTGCCGCTTGAACGCTCCGAATGATGTGATCGTTCACCCGGACGGACATGTCTGGTTCACCGACCCCGGATACGGCATCCTAATGAACTACGAAGGACACCGCGCTGAGTTTGAGTTGCCGACCAATGTCTATCGGCTCAACCCGGATACCGGCGAGGCGACAGTCGTTACGGACGAACTCGACAAACCGAACGGTCTCTGCTTTTCGCCCGATTTTTCCAAACTCTACATCTCTGATACCGGCATCTCACACGCCCCCGACCATCCGAGTCACGTCTATGTCTATGATGTGGTGGACAACACCCGCTTGGCAAACGGCAGACCGTTTTGCGATATGGGATCCGGGTTCGCGGATGGTATCCGCTGTGATATTGATGGTAACCTGTGGTCAAGTGCGGGTTGGGTCGGTGAGGGGTTCGATGGCGTGCATATTTTTGCTCCGGATGGCGATCTCATCGGCAAGATCCATCTCCCGGAGGTCTGCTCGAACGTTTGCTTCGGGGGTGTCAAGCGGAACCGGCTGTTCATGACCGGCAGCCAATCTATTTACTCCGTCTATGTAGAAACGCAAGGCGCACAGATTCCATAATCAGGTCGAGATTCACATCTCGACATGGCAGCCGCCTATCTCACAACGGTTTCGTGCTGGCGGTAAACCCTATCATAGCGTTCCTGATCAATTTCTATCCCTAGCCCCGGCGCGGACGGCACTTGGTAACAGCCGTTTTCAAACTCGTACCCCTGCATGTTGTAAAGATCAAAATGTAGCGTCGAGTCTTCAGCAATGACGAATCGTTCCGTCACCGCGCCGAACTGGATATCACCGCGCAGACCGATCGCTGCAGCATTGTAGTTGTGCGGACAGATCATTGTCGCATAGCCAGAATCTTCGATGTCACGAGCGAGCGTGTGGTATGGCCAGAAACCCATGTCTAACATATCAGGCTGTATGCCATCCAGCAGCCCTTCTTCCATCAGCTGCCAGTAAATGGTGTTGCGCCCACGATGACCCTCGCCGTCTACAAGCATTGTCTCAGGCGACCACCGGTCCCGCCACTCCTTAAGCTTTCGGTAGTCTGCCACGTTCTCAGTAACCATCTCTTCCATCCAAAACGTCTTAGCTGGACCCGTTTCACGTACAAAGGTTTCTAAGAGCGGCAATTTGCCATCGTAACCGTTGTTTGCGTCAACAAGGATTTTGATTTCTGGACCAACCGCTTCCCGCACAGCGTGCACCACTTCAATGTCACGCGCCACGCCGGCATTTGGCTCAAACCAGCGCCCCGGTCGACCGAGTTTCAACTTCATTGCCCGCCAACCGTTGGCGACAGCGTCCTTCGCTTCACGAGCCACAGCACTGGCACCCGCTTCGGGGTGCACCATGTCCTGGAAGTAGAGGGTGGAGTCGTAGCTCTCAACCCAATCACGAACACGGTCGCCCAGCAGACGGTACGCAGGAACATCCAGTGCCCGACCCATCAAGTCAAAGATGACGAAATCGATGAAACCGTTCTCTCGTAGTAACTCCTCCCAGCGAGGGTTCACCCCTGTAACGCAACCTCCGCTTACGCGATAAAACTCGAACACGTCTTTGCCCAGCAGCAACTGAAGTGTGGCGTAGAGCGCCGTCAACTTGTCCCGGTTCATTGCTGGTCGCGCGTTCGTTACACCTGTGAGGCCGCTGTCGGTGGTTACTTGTAACAGCCATTCACGCTGATTGTGGCCATAGTTTTCACCCTTCGAGTTACGACCAACAATTCGACCAATACCCGGAGCGCCGAAGTATGTTTCGACTGGTGCTATCCGTATGTCTTTGATGATGTGTTTTTCTGGCATGGCTTCCTTCGGGTTAGGCAGGATTGAAAAATCTCATTCCACCTGCCATTCGTGTAAAGCATACTTTTCTTGGAACAGGTCTTCGTCAACAGCAATGCCAAGTCCGGGGCGTTCCTCCACCTGATACGCACCGTCCTTGAAAGGGGGAAACGGACCAAAGATGTGAGGGAGGTTGCGTTCGTCCTCCAGCGAGACAAAGGTCTTAGATGCTGCACCGAACGCCAGAGTCGCAAAGGTGCCGAAAGTGCCATTGCCGAAGTTGTGCGGAATTGAGCGCACTTCTGTTCCACGCAACGCCTGCTCAATCTCTATCCAACGGAGATAACCGGCACCCACAATGTCCGGCTGGTAGCCGTCAATCAAGCCGTCCTCAATGAGATGGCGGAAGGTCTCGCTGATGGGATCCCGATCTGTTTCGCCGCACACAAGCAGGGCTTTGGAACCGTGTTTTGCCTGCATTTCTCGCATGGCGCGATAGCCAGTCACGTCATGCGTTATCATCTCCTCCAGCCAGTAGATGTTTGCGGGGATCGTCTCCCGAATGAAATCTTCGAGCAGGTCAAGCCGGTCATCATAGCCGAAGTTGGCGTCAACGTAGATATGGAAATCTTCTCCAACAGCTTCCCGCACGCCTAAAACCACATTAACATCCCACCGCATACCGGCTTCCGGCATCATCCAGCGACCGCCGCGTCCAGTTTTTATCTTGAGTGCCCGATACCCGGCAGCCTTCGCCTCGGCAGCCTCTTCGGCGACCTGCTTCGCGCCTTTTTCAGGGACAAGGAAATCTTGGAAGTAGAGCGTGGTGTCATAGGCTGGTACGGCATCACGCACTTTTCCCCCAAGTAGACTGATAGCGGAAACGTTGTGGGCTTTGCCGTAGAGATCGAAGGCAAGGGCATCCATCCATCTAGTGCTGCGGAAGGTGCGTGCTACGTCTGCACCGGGCCCAGTGACGACCCCGTTCTGCACCTGCAGCAGCGAGTCCACTTCTCTGCCCAATAGCGATATTTTCAACAGCTCGAGCAAATCTTCTACCCGTCCCTGTCGTACCGCTCGGTTAGCAATGCTTATACCTTCTACACCACCATCGGTCCGGGCACGCACAATCCATTCCAACCGTTGCTTACCAATGTTATCTGAGAATGCGTTTTTGCCTAGCTCCTTTGGGTAATACGAAGGAACCGGTGTTACAGATATTTCTGTGATTTTCATTGTTTGTATTCTGCGCTTTTGTCATTCCTGCCGCAGCGAAGGAATCCGATCAAATGTGGCGGGTGACATGCCAAGATTGATGCTATTTTGGTTTTGCCCATCGCCCGCTAGGGATTGCCTCCGTTTTGGCGCTGATTAAATTTCAACTTTCACTATCTATCAGTTAAAAACATCGTTGGACATTTTACCGATATTTCCACTCCACAGTCAACAAAAATATTGGGGCATATGCCCCATTAGATAAGTTTTGCATGTGCAATAATCTGCGTCAGAAATGAAAGCTGAGGATTTATGTTGACATGGATTTGTGAACGCATATAATGTAAAAACGGCTCCCAAAAATAATCTACTACGCAATAGGGGAAAAAATGGCTGAGAAGCAAAAAGTGCTATTTCTCTGTACAGGGAACTCATGCCGGAGTCAAATGGCGGAAGGCTTTTTGAGGGATATGGCTGGCGATTGCTTTGAGGTCTATAGTGCCGGGCTGAAGCCGTCATTTGTTAATCCGTTGGCAATCAAGGCGATGGATGGCGTTGGGATTGATATCTCAGCCCATACCTCTGATTCGCTCGATAAATACCTCAACCAAAGCTTCCATCATCTGATTACCGTCTGCGACCATGCGAAGGAAAGTTGTCCAATTTTTTCCGGTGCTGGAGAAAGCCATCATTGGGGATTTGACGATCCGGCGGAGGCGGAAGGGACCGAACCGGAGCGGTTCACCGTTTTTTGTCGAGTCCGCAATGAGATTCAGCAAAAAATCCAACAGTGGTTAAAGACGCTCGCCCCCTCCCAATAGGATCGGAACCTCCACATTCAACCGAGAAAAACAGGGGAGACAATGTTACCGCGCTTTTTAGCCGTTGGTCACTTCTGCTACGATGTGGCACCAGATGGATACGTGCTGGGTGGGGGTGCGGCTTACTCAACGATTACAGCTCGCAACCTCGGCTGCCGTGCCTGTGCGGTCACCGCTGTCGGTTCAAATTTTGACCGACAACAGCCAATCCTAGATGGAATTGATGTTTTCTACCACGAATCGTCTGAAACCACCATTTTTGATAACCGGTACGACTCAGATGGCAAGCGCCAACAGCTAATCTTAGGGGTCGGCGGTAAATTACAGGAACATCACATCCCGCCTCAATGGAGAGACACAGATATCGCCTATCTCTGTCCACTTACTGGCGAGGTGGATTCCCCGGTTGTCCAATGCTTCAATCACGCGTTAATCGGCGTCACGCCGCAAGGGTGGATGCGCGGGTGGGATGAAAGTCGCCGTGTACGTCCCAAACGGTGGCATACCGCCGAAGCCATCCTACCTCACGCAGATGTTTTGGTCTTAAGTGAAGAGGATATCGCTGCCTCCCCCGAAGATCTGGAAAAGTATATTCAGTGGACGCGGATTGTTGTGCTGACGAAAGGGCGGCACGGTGCAGCGCTGTACGAAAATGGTCAAATCTTGGAATCCACTGCCTATCCTGCGGATGAGGTTGACCCAACAGGTGCGGGTGATGTGTTCGCTGCAGCATTCCTAATCAAATATCACGAGACCCGCTCACCACAAGTAGCGTTGAACTTCGCACACTGCACAGCATCATTTGCAGTCGAAGGACACGGAACGACAGGCATCCCGACGTTGAATCAGGTCAACGCACGCCTCAGAAAAGCCTAGGAGGCAAG
This region includes:
- a CDS encoding arsenate reductase ArsC → MAEKQKVLFLCTGNSCRSQMAEGFLRDMAGDCFEVYSAGLKPSFVNPLAIKAMDGVGIDISAHTSDSLDKYLNQSFHHLITVCDHAKESCPIFSGAGESHHWGFDDPAEAEGTEPERFTVFCRVRNEIQQKIQQWLKTLAPSQ
- a CDS encoding DUF4956 domain-containing protein — protein: MDIIREIFAPYSLATLGTIILNLILAFALGLVIATVYRWTADMAENAMTDALIILCMLIAVVMVVIGDSVARAFSLVGALSIIRFRTVVQDARDIAFVFFSLAVGMAIGAGNPPVAVIGTFLISVVIIGLHRWHMAPANDGEFLLTFQMPLETEHEQNYKPIFSEQVVASQLLGQRTTKSETAELKFHVKLKDPKRWTGFVQELSALENITGVRLEKQ
- a CDS encoding SMP-30/gluconolactonase/LRE family protein, with amino-acid sequence MRDWNQSIVRYPDPSIEVIDPRFSKYKIGNAAVERLWTGARWTEGPVWFGDGRYLLFSDIPNNRIMRWSEETGEVSVFRSASNNSNGNTRDKQGRLITCEHGSRRVTRTEYDGNITVLIDSFEGCRLNAPNDVIVHPDGHVWFTDPGYGILMNYEGHRAEFELPTNVYRLNPDTGEATVVTDELDKPNGLCFSPDFSKLYISDTGISHAPDHPSHVYVYDVVDNTRLANGRPFCDMGSGFADGIRCDIDGNLWSSAGWVGEGFDGVHIFAPDGDLIGKIHLPEVCSNVCFGGVKRNRLFMTGSQSIYSVYVETQGAQIP
- a CDS encoding zf-HC2 domain-containing protein — translated: MKNHDRIQNQLSAYLDNELSPEQRTIVETHLSECHECTDMLADFQRNRQWIGALTHEAPPIAGTVLPQLADRGPVRRKLLPSFGELWDWVCRPAISGVGALAMVSLVLALVYFNLMMPSSEDTYTSDPLDFYLAVHAEDTTYNPLHSYTVADSLGTDTNIPDTTVEDNTAFLLEVHLGD
- a CDS encoding ribokinase; the encoded protein is MLPRFLAVGHFCYDVAPDGYVLGGGAAYSTITARNLGCRACAVTAVGSNFDRQQPILDGIDVFYHESSETTIFDNRYDSDGKRQQLILGVGGKLQEHHIPPQWRDTDIAYLCPLTGEVDSPVVQCFNHALIGVTPQGWMRGWDESRRVRPKRWHTAEAILPHADVLVLSEEDIAASPEDLEKYIQWTRIVVLTKGRHGAALYENGQILESTAYPADEVDPTGAGDVFAAAFLIKYHETRSPQVALNFAHCTASFAVEGHGTTGIPTLNQVNARLRKA
- a CDS encoding SdiA-regulated domain-containing protein gives rise to the protein MSKKILILILVVVVSALLIFLLRQTQRFAHKQNPLYGLAPLQLPHRSIGNIAPIPMRELSGATYHPQRQTVFVVGDEGDIYEIRTDGGLIRKGLLKHTDIEGITVHPETGFLYAVVEGDEEILEIAPQNFHITRKFSVNRQFEGKELLKKGGMGLEAIAFIPNAFHPEGGTFWVGNQSFSLKQGKEPSVICEVVVPLVSSKATWGADKTGTKTVEGQISRFFSLSIIDISGLAYDRERQCLLVMSDTTNLLQEMTLEGNVRRQYLIPGHDQEGIVIDKMGFMYIAQENGEVIKLEDHRD
- a CDS encoding DUF4367 domain-containing protein produces the protein MILKPRNAGWLLPIVFMLLILRPNAIAEASPESLKILKRIMNAEEKVAYVGTRMILMNTSRGTIAREETVIHQPPEIHAVTVLPILEGDRSLKLSDQEPRKGGDRNRREGRRDDKRGNRRRFSLDWKRMAALSQKEAELLVQNYTFDSVPADPIAGQETDLVTVSPRFEARPTKRLYLARDTGVILRIEDFAPDGKLRFMSVYTQISFEEEAVEQKLAEWSRDEKSPAERRRRRSQPIRLDEAKTVLEGKLIEPTYLPPGFQLLETRYFKHRSETIYLRYTDGMLTFTVFESKRKQGSSRNGERRDVEHLQIQGTETRHEKRGPTHILQWLVSDVNFTVMGELHQDELIKVAESLILAAKQ